One Mycobacterium kubicae genomic window carries:
- a CDS encoding RND family transporter yields MRRLTDFVVRWPWAVIGLWVAVAIALPLSCPSLNEMAQKHPLAILPSDAPSSVTARKMTEAFHESGTEDLLLVVLTDEKGLGPDDEAAYRKVVDALRADSRNVVMLQDFISTPPLRSVLTSKDHKSWVLPVGVAGELGTPRSYAAFKTIGDTVARTVAGTPLTANLTGPAATVADLTVAGNHDRLPIELAIAVLVLIVLLLVYRSAITMLLPLLTIGLSLVIAQALAASYSQLTGTGVSNQSIVFLSAIMAGAGTDYAVFLISRYHDYLRSGADCDEAVRRAMTSIGKVIAASATTVGITFLLISFARMGVFKTVGASSAIGIGVAFLAALTLLPAILVLAGPRGWVKPRRELTARFWRRSGIRIVRRPRAHLVASVLVLVVLASCAGLVRYNYDDRKALKSSAPSSVGYATLDRHFPVNQSIPSYILIQSPHDLRTPQALADLEQMADRVSQLPNIAAVTGVTRPTGTVPEQFRATYQAGAVGSLLASGSDLINDHTNDLNRLTDGADTLADNLGAVRSQVSMLATSIQGLIDAFSSMKAQHSGDTLVREVDTAAKLVDHVNSLGNSMGWNFSTVRDMFGWIGPVLTALQGNPVCDIDASCSATRGQFERLMGARDQGDLDAIDDLVRQMQTFSDRQTLNASIDRLRGALTNVTKVMHSMGMDKPGGLQSNLNTLQQGADRFAGGSRQIADAVAQLVDQVKQLGAGLSDSAAFLLSLKRDAAQPAMAGFNIPPQLLHLQEFQKAAKAFISPDGHSVRYLVQTKLNPFGTEAMDQINAISATARGAQPNTALADATISMAGFTVGLQDTRDYYNHDIRFIIAVTLLVVLLTLIALLRAIVAPLYLVASVVISFLSAVGIGVLVFQYLLGQQLHWSVPPLAFVVLVAVGADYNMLLVSRMRDESPHSMRYGIIRTLGSTGGVITAAGLIFVASMCGLLFSSINTVVQGGFVIGVGILLDTFLVRTITVPAIAALLGRANWWPTQVGARRSVRSPAIERAE; encoded by the coding sequence ATGCGACGGCTAACCGACTTTGTGGTGCGGTGGCCCTGGGCAGTCATCGGACTTTGGGTTGCGGTCGCGATCGCGCTACCACTGAGTTGCCCATCGCTGAACGAGATGGCTCAGAAGCATCCGCTGGCGATACTGCCCAGCGACGCTCCGTCGAGCGTCACCGCCCGAAAGATGACCGAAGCGTTTCACGAATCGGGCACCGAGGACCTGCTCTTGGTGGTACTGACCGACGAGAAGGGGCTCGGCCCCGACGACGAAGCCGCGTACCGCAAAGTGGTGGACGCGCTGCGCGCGGACAGCCGCAACGTGGTCATGCTGCAGGATTTCATCAGCACGCCACCCCTGCGTTCGGTGTTGACCAGCAAGGATCACAAGTCGTGGGTGCTACCGGTGGGCGTCGCGGGCGAGTTGGGGACGCCGCGCTCATATGCGGCCTTCAAGACGATCGGTGACACCGTCGCACGCACCGTTGCTGGCACACCCTTGACGGCAAACCTCACCGGCCCCGCAGCAACGGTCGCCGACCTCACCGTCGCCGGCAATCATGATCGGCTGCCCATCGAACTCGCCATCGCCGTCCTGGTGCTCATCGTGTTGCTGCTGGTTTACCGCAGCGCGATCACCATGTTGCTGCCGTTGCTGACGATCGGCTTGTCACTGGTGATCGCGCAGGCGCTGGCGGCCAGTTACTCGCAACTGACCGGCACCGGCGTCTCCAACCAGTCCATCGTTTTTCTGAGCGCCATCATGGCCGGCGCCGGCACGGATTACGCGGTCTTCCTCATCAGCCGCTATCACGACTACCTGAGGTCGGGAGCGGATTGCGACGAGGCGGTCAGACGGGCGATGACGTCCATCGGGAAAGTGATCGCCGCATCGGCCACCACGGTGGGAATCACATTCCTGCTCATCAGCTTCGCCCGAATGGGCGTGTTCAAAACGGTCGGGGCGTCGTCGGCGATCGGGATCGGCGTGGCCTTCCTGGCCGCGCTGACCTTGCTACCGGCAATCCTGGTGCTCGCCGGGCCACGCGGCTGGGTCAAGCCGCGACGCGAACTGACCGCCCGGTTCTGGCGGCGGTCGGGCATACGAATTGTGCGCAGGCCGCGGGCCCATCTGGTGGCCAGCGTGCTGGTGTTGGTTGTGCTGGCCAGCTGCGCCGGGTTGGTGCGCTACAACTATGACGACCGCAAGGCTCTGAAGAGTTCTGCTCCCAGCTCGGTGGGGTATGCCACGCTGGATCGCCACTTCCCCGTGAACCAGTCCATTCCGTCCTACATTCTCATCCAATCGCCGCATGACCTGCGCACCCCGCAGGCCCTCGCCGATTTGGAACAGATGGCGGACCGAGTCAGCCAGCTGCCCAACATCGCCGCCGTCACCGGCGTCACCCGGCCCACCGGAACCGTGCCCGAACAGTTCCGAGCCACCTATCAGGCAGGCGCTGTCGGCAGCTTGCTGGCCAGCGGCTCCGACCTGATCAACGACCACACCAATGACCTCAACCGGCTGACCGACGGCGCCGACACACTGGCCGATAACCTCGGCGCCGTCCGCAGCCAAGTCAGCATGCTGGCCACCAGCATCCAGGGCCTCATCGACGCCTTCTCGTCGATGAAAGCCCAGCACAGTGGTGACACGCTGGTCAGGGAGGTCGACACCGCAGCCAAGCTCGTCGACCACGTCAACTCCCTCGGCAACTCCATGGGCTGGAACTTCTCCACCGTCCGAGACATGTTCGGCTGGATCGGCCCGGTGCTGACGGCGCTGCAGGGCAACCCGGTGTGTGACATCGACGCGTCCTGCAGCGCCACCCGCGGGCAGTTCGAGCGACTGATGGGGGCACGCGACCAAGGAGACCTCGACGCGATCGACGATCTCGTTCGGCAGATGCAGACCTTTTCGGACCGGCAAACCCTGAACGCTTCCATCGACCGACTGCGGGGCGCCCTGACCAACGTCACCAAGGTGATGCATTCCATGGGAATGGACAAACCCGGCGGCCTGCAGTCGAACCTGAACACCCTGCAACAGGGCGCAGACCGATTCGCCGGTGGCAGCCGGCAGATCGCCGACGCCGTGGCTCAACTCGTCGACCAAGTCAAACAGCTCGGCGCCGGGCTCAGTGATTCAGCGGCGTTTCTGTTGTCGCTGAAACGCGACGCGGCACAACCGGCGATGGCCGGGTTCAATATTCCGCCTCAGCTGCTCCATCTACAGGAGTTCCAGAAGGCCGCCAAAGCATTCATCTCCCCGGACGGCCACTCGGTGCGGTACTTGGTGCAGACCAAACTCAATCCATTCGGTACCGAAGCCATGGATCAGATCAACGCGATCAGTGCGACCGCGCGCGGAGCGCAACCGAACACCGCATTGGCGGACGCCACGATATCGATGGCAGGCTTCACCGTCGGCTTGCAGGACACCCGCGACTACTACAACCACGACATCCGGTTCATCATCGCGGTAACCCTCCTCGTGGTCTTGCTGACCTTGATCGCGCTGCTTCGCGCAATCGTCGCCCCGCTGTATCTCGTTGCCTCGGTGGTCATTTCGTTTTTGTCGGCAGTGGGTATCGGCGTCTTGGTATTCCAATACCTACTCGGCCAGCAATTGCACTGGAGCGTGCCGCCGTTGGCGTTCGTGGTGCTGGTCGCGGTGGGCGCCGACTACAACATGCTGCTCGTCTCGCGGATGCGGGACGAGTCACCGCACAGCATGCGTTACGGCATCATCCGCACCCTGGGCTCGACCGGCGGTGTGATCACCGCCGCCGGTCTGATCTTCGTCGCCTCGATGTGTGGTCTGTTGTTCTCCAGCATCAACACCGTGGTCCAAGGCGGGTTCGTGATCGGTGTTGGGATTTTGCTGGATACCTTCCTGGTCCGCACCATCACGGTGCCCGCGATCGCGGCGCTGCTGGGTAGAGCAAACTGGTGGCCGACCCAGGTGGGCGCCCGGAGGTCCGTGCGAAGCCCGGCGATCGAACGCGCCGAGTAG
- the pe gene encoding acyltransferase PE, with protein MKKLLAGVTALVTVGVTGCFGVRTASADETPAGPTPAPGTSTEGMAYALGGAHVLGIPYDEYIRREGAEWFPGLTREIVRYPAGQVQGHVLERLFPGIGRIDEAFPGLGVNGPSVGESVEEGAGNLDAAIRRGGRGTAIGLSEGSLVLEEEQARLANDPTAPPPDQLSFATFGDPVARHAFGQSFLTAMFGVGDVVPALDYRIPPPFESQYDTKIFVSAYDSIADFPDRPDNWFALANTLVGLATGHTAVAFTNPSMVPPENIRATVNSRGATTTTYLIPERHLPLVMPLAYIGIPEDTLNKLDGILLPRVNAGYSRNDDPATAPIQVDPVRGFDPAAVTAPATQATFGGGADPFSQILNGAMSVLSHGTG; from the coding sequence ATGAAGAAACTACTCGCGGGAGTTACGGCGCTGGTAACCGTCGGCGTCACAGGATGTTTCGGCGTCAGGACAGCGTCGGCCGATGAGACGCCCGCCGGCCCGACGCCGGCCCCCGGTACATCCACCGAGGGGATGGCGTACGCCCTCGGTGGCGCTCACGTGCTGGGTATCCCCTATGACGAGTACATCCGCCGGGAAGGCGCCGAATGGTTCCCGGGCTTGACCCGCGAAATCGTCCGCTATCCCGCCGGGCAGGTACAGGGCCACGTACTGGAACGACTTTTCCCGGGCATCGGCCGAATCGATGAAGCCTTCCCGGGCCTGGGGGTCAACGGCCCCAGCGTCGGCGAGTCGGTCGAAGAGGGAGCGGGCAACCTCGACGCAGCGATCCGCAGGGGCGGTCGCGGTACCGCGATCGGGCTGTCCGAGGGTTCGCTGGTGCTCGAGGAGGAGCAGGCGCGGCTCGCGAACGATCCCACGGCACCGCCGCCGGATCAGTTGAGTTTCGCGACCTTCGGCGACCCGGTTGCCCGGCACGCCTTCGGCCAGAGTTTCCTCACCGCCATGTTCGGCGTCGGCGACGTGGTGCCCGCACTCGACTACCGCATCCCACCTCCGTTCGAAAGCCAGTACGACACCAAGATCTTCGTGTCCGCGTACGACTCGATCGCCGACTTCCCCGACCGCCCGGACAACTGGTTCGCGCTCGCCAACACGCTGGTGGGTCTCGCCACCGGTCACACGGCGGTGGCGTTCACCAATCCGAGCATGGTGCCCCCGGAGAACATCAGAGCAACGGTCAACTCCAGGGGTGCGACGACCACGACGTACCTGATCCCCGAAAGGCACCTGCCGCTCGTCATGCCATTGGCGTACATCGGGATCCCGGAGGACACCCTGAACAAGCTTGACGGGATATTGCTGCCGCGGGTGAATGCGGGCTATTCGCGAAATGACGATCCGGCGACCGCTCCGATCCAAGTGGACCCGGTGCGCGGCTTCGACCCCGCGGCCGTCACCGCACCCGCCACCCAGGCGACGTTCGGCGGCGGAGCCGATCCGTTCTCGCAAATCCTCAACGGTGCCATGTCCGTGTTGAGCCACGGCACGGGCTGA
- a CDS encoding AMP-binding protein has translation MLHARATLRPADTAFTFTDYQHDPAGVRESRTWAQLSRRTLNVARELGPHGSAGDRAVILAPQSLEYIEAFLGSMQAGLIAVPLPLPHRGSSHERVSAVLADTSPSVVLTTSAVAEDITEYVDQARLDAVPKIVEIDSMNLDCDGGTSSRAADLSSIAYLQYSSGSTRLPTGSVISHRNLQANHEQLMRGLFADFNVIAPPNGTAVSWLPFHHDMGLVLGVCAPILNGWRGELTTPIAFLEKPARWIRMLAENPHAFSAAPNFAFDLAARKTTDGDLAGLDLGKVLGIISGAERVEPGTVRRFVDRFSHFNFQDHMVRPAYGLAEATVFVAAGSWSESNAVHFDTEELSIGRAQRGTARTGAELVKYKVPQSPLLRIVDSESHRECPHGRVGEIWIHGANVANGYWGKEPQEQRCFDAALVGPSPGTPDAPWLRTGDLGFIFEGDLFIVGRIKDLLIIRGRNHYPEDIEATVQQITRGRVAAISVPVNSTEQLVTVIELKQRSDSDEATMHWLTGVKSDVTSAISNVHGLTVGELVLVPPGSIPITTSGKIRRAACVEMYRQDQFTRLDA, from the coding sequence ATGCTGCATGCACGCGCCACCTTGCGCCCCGCGGACACAGCGTTCACTTTTACCGATTACCAGCACGATCCGGCCGGTGTCCGGGAGAGTCGCACGTGGGCGCAACTGTCTCGCCGAACCCTGAACGTGGCACGCGAGCTGGGTCCTCATGGATCGGCCGGGGACCGGGCGGTGATCCTGGCTCCCCAGTCCCTCGAATACATCGAGGCGTTCCTCGGGTCGATGCAAGCCGGGCTGATCGCCGTCCCGCTCCCCTTGCCGCACCGCGGCTCGAGTCATGAGCGGGTAAGTGCGGTCCTTGCCGATACGTCGCCCTCGGTTGTTCTCACCACATCCGCGGTCGCCGAAGACATCACTGAATATGTCGACCAGGCACGCCTGGACGCCGTTCCCAAGATCGTCGAAATCGATTCCATGAATCTGGACTGTGATGGCGGAACGAGCAGTCGGGCCGCTGACCTGTCCAGCATCGCTTACCTGCAGTACAGCTCGGGCTCCACGAGACTGCCGACCGGGTCGGTGATCTCGCACCGCAACCTACAGGCGAATCACGAGCAGTTGATGCGTGGCTTGTTCGCCGATTTCAACGTGATAGCTCCGCCAAATGGCACCGCTGTGTCCTGGTTGCCGTTTCACCATGACATGGGGTTGGTGTTGGGCGTCTGCGCACCGATCCTGAACGGCTGGCGCGGCGAACTGACAACTCCGATCGCGTTCTTGGAGAAGCCGGCCAGATGGATCCGGATGTTGGCCGAGAATCCTCATGCGTTCTCGGCGGCGCCCAACTTCGCGTTCGACCTCGCCGCCCGCAAGACCACCGACGGCGACCTTGCCGGGCTTGACCTCGGGAAGGTGTTGGGCATCATCAGCGGTGCCGAACGCGTCGAGCCGGGGACCGTGCGCCGCTTCGTTGATCGGTTTTCTCACTTCAATTTCCAAGACCATATGGTGCGCCCGGCCTATGGCTTGGCCGAGGCAACCGTCTTCGTGGCGGCGGGCAGCTGGAGCGAGTCGAACGCGGTGCACTTCGATACCGAAGAGCTGTCCATCGGCCGCGCGCAGCGAGGTACCGCCCGGACCGGCGCCGAGTTGGTCAAATATAAAGTGCCGCAATCACCCTTGCTGCGGATCGTCGACTCGGAGTCACACCGCGAGTGCCCGCACGGCCGGGTCGGTGAGATTTGGATACACGGCGCCAATGTGGCCAACGGCTACTGGGGCAAAGAGCCCCAAGAGCAGCGGTGCTTCGACGCAGCGCTCGTCGGCCCCTCGCCCGGTACGCCCGACGCACCGTGGCTGCGAACTGGCGACCTGGGTTTCATCTTCGAAGGCGACCTGTTCATTGTCGGCCGCATCAAGGATCTGCTGATCATCCGTGGGCGCAATCACTATCCCGAAGACATCGAGGCGACCGTCCAACAGATCACCCGTGGTCGGGTCGCGGCGATCTCGGTTCCGGTGAACAGTACCGAGCAATTGGTCACCGTTATCGAGCTCAAGCAGCGAAGCGATTCCGACGAGGCCACGATGCACTGGCTCACCGGCGTCAAAAGCGATGTCACGTCCGCGATTTCCAATGTGCACGGCTTGACCGTCGGCGAGCTCGTCTTGGTACCCCCAGGGTCGATTCCCATCACGACCAGCGGCAAGATCCGGCGCGCCGCGTGTGTCGAGATGTACCGCCAGGACCAGTTCACTCGGTTGGATGCCTGA
- a CDS encoding dihydrodipicolinate reductase has protein sequence MTTTGAHRPLRVIQWTTGNIGRRSLHAIIGRDDMELVGVYAHGPEKVGVDAAELAGWPEPTGILATNDIDALLALGADACCYNPLWPNIDELVRLLESGVNVCSSAAWITGGKQSPQDRERIVDACRRGGATIFGSGAHPGMTNMVGMVLSASCERVDEIRITESVDCSTYESAETQTAMGFSQDPDTPGLAENVRRESEVFAESAAMMADAIGAKLDRMTFDVTFTAATADSDLGFMKIPAGTVGSVYGYHRGWVGDRNVVSVGFNWTMGNHVVPPKPLEHGHVIQVFGLPNMRTVLHCLPPKDWTEPGFMGLGMIYTAMPVTNAVPAVVAAEPGIVTLADLPPVTGRVGR, from the coding sequence ATGACCACGACCGGCGCACACCGCCCGTTACGCGTGATCCAGTGGACGACCGGCAACATCGGGCGGCGGTCACTGCACGCGATCATCGGCCGAGACGACATGGAACTGGTCGGCGTGTACGCCCACGGACCGGAGAAAGTCGGCGTGGACGCCGCCGAGTTGGCGGGCTGGCCGGAGCCGACGGGGATACTGGCCACCAACGACATCGACGCGCTGCTCGCCTTGGGGGCTGACGCGTGTTGCTATAACCCGTTGTGGCCCAACATCGATGAGCTGGTTCGGCTGCTGGAATCGGGGGTCAACGTCTGCTCGAGCGCCGCCTGGATCACCGGCGGCAAGCAGAGCCCGCAGGACCGCGAGCGCATCGTCGACGCGTGCCGGCGGGGCGGTGCCACCATCTTCGGCAGCGGTGCACATCCGGGAATGACGAACATGGTCGGCATGGTGCTCAGCGCCTCCTGTGAGCGGGTCGACGAGATCCGCATCACCGAATCGGTGGACTGCTCAACCTACGAATCAGCGGAGACCCAGACGGCGATGGGGTTTTCGCAGGACCCCGACACCCCGGGTCTGGCCGAGAACGTGCGAAGGGAAAGTGAAGTCTTCGCCGAATCGGCGGCGATGATGGCCGACGCGATCGGCGCGAAGCTGGACCGGATGACCTTTGACGTCACCTTCACCGCCGCCACCGCGGACAGTGACCTCGGGTTCATGAAGATCCCGGCCGGCACGGTCGGCAGTGTCTACGGCTATCACCGCGGCTGGGTAGGTGACCGCAACGTCGTCTCGGTCGGATTCAACTGGACCATGGGCAACCACGTCGTGCCACCCAAGCCGCTGGAGCACGGACACGTGATTCAGGTGTTCGGGCTGCCCAACATGCGCACGGTCTTGCATTGCCTGCCGCCCAAGGATTGGACCGAACCGGGCTTCATGGGACTGGGCATGATCTACACCGCCATGCCGGTCACCAACGCGGTTCCGGCGGTGGTCGCCGCCGAACCGGGCATCGTCACACTGGCCGACTTACCGCCGGTGACCGGCCGGGTGGGCCGATAA
- a CDS encoding MmpS family transport accessory protein: protein MQSVPIARVLKKGWIPLLLVVVLAVSGLVVSRLHKIFGSQDLNANAGAGIEIVQFNPKVVVYEVSGPPGATANINYWDENANTHQVNSVPLPWSTTISTTLPSVSANIMAQSDSSQISCRITVDGVVREHQQADGENAQTFCLVKSA, encoded by the coding sequence ATGCAGTCGGTTCCCATAGCGCGGGTGCTGAAGAAGGGGTGGATTCCCCTGCTCTTGGTGGTCGTCCTCGCCGTCTCAGGACTCGTTGTCTCTAGGTTGCACAAGATCTTCGGATCCCAAGACCTCAACGCCAACGCCGGCGCCGGAATCGAGATTGTGCAGTTCAATCCCAAGGTTGTCGTCTACGAGGTGTCCGGACCGCCCGGCGCTACCGCCAACATCAACTACTGGGACGAGAACGCCAACACCCATCAGGTCAACAGCGTGCCGCTGCCGTGGTCGACGACGATCTCGACTACGTTGCCGTCGGTGAGCGCCAACATCATGGCGCAAAGTGACAGCAGCCAAATCAGCTGTCGCATCACAGTGGACGGTGTCGTCCGCGAACATCAACAAGCCGACGGCGAAAACGCCCAGACCTTCTGCTTGGTGAAATCTGCATGA
- a CDS encoding RND family transporter — MSELNHKSHLNNEDSADTGPILTQRPAKPERGHRPVIPHTIRILAVPIILVWVFITVLTNVIVPTLETVSEQHSAPMTPLDAPSMKAMMRLGQNFHEFDSNSTVMIVLEGQQPLGDPAHRYYDELIRQLRQDPKHIQHIQDFWGDRLTAAGAQSADAKGAYVMLNLAGNQGTTLANDSVDVVRKVIEHNPPPPGVKAYVTGPAALSDDMHLIGNASLAKITLFTLGAIAIMLLLVYRSIVTTIVQLFMTFVALACARGVVAVLGYHNVFGLTTFAANILTMLAIAAGTDYGIFLVGRYQEALAAGEDRETAYYTTFRGVAPVVLGSGLTIAGATYCLSFSRLPWFNTMGAPVAIGMLVVVAAGLTLGPAVVFVGSRFHLFESKRAAKRGRLWRRVGTAVVRWPAAVLAVSAAVVLVGMVALPGYKTSYNDRYYLPTSAPSNVGQAAADRHFSQARMNPDMLMVEADHDMRNPADMLVLDKVAKNEIRTVGIAMIQDITRPLGIPIQHSSIPFQNSIQSQTTMQNMDFLKDRMSDILKMADSMQFMIETMQRMYQVTQGLANAADDSARTTAETSEITDNLRDHVADFDDFWRPIRSYFYWEKHCYDIPICWSIRSLFDALDGFDQLAEKFHQLSADIGRTAQATHEMLVLIPPMIETMKTTKGLTLTMHATFSAMINQMEAMSNTAVVMGQSFDASKNDDFFYLPPEAFDNPDFQTGLRMFLSPDGKSARFFITHQGDPMTPEGISRVESERTAAQEALKQSSLSDARVYLGGTAATFKDMADGEKYDLMIAVVSALTLIFMIMLLLTRSVVAALVIVGTAASSIAASFGLSVLIWQDLFGIRIHWIVAALSVIILLAVGSDYNLLLVSRFKEEIHHGLKTGIIRSMAGTGGVVTAAGLVFAFTMAAMLGSELRVLGQFGSTVCIGLLLDTLIVRTLLMPSIATLLGRWFWWPQVVHPRGDHARPLSKAPAKAAVPV; from the coding sequence ATGAGCGAGCTGAATCACAAGAGCCACCTGAATAACGAAGACAGCGCAGACACCGGCCCGATCCTCACGCAGCGGCCCGCCAAACCCGAGCGCGGCCACCGCCCGGTCATTCCCCACACGATCCGCATCTTGGCGGTGCCGATCATTCTGGTCTGGGTCTTCATCACCGTCCTCACCAACGTCATCGTGCCGACGCTGGAAACCGTCAGCGAGCAGCATTCGGCGCCGATGACGCCGTTGGACGCGCCGTCGATGAAGGCGATGATGCGTCTGGGTCAGAACTTCCACGAGTTCGACTCGAACAGCACCGTGATGATCGTGCTGGAGGGTCAGCAGCCCCTCGGTGACCCCGCGCACCGCTACTACGACGAGTTGATTCGGCAACTGCGCCAAGATCCCAAGCACATCCAGCACATTCAGGACTTCTGGGGTGACCGGCTGACCGCCGCAGGAGCGCAGAGTGCCGACGCCAAGGGCGCTTACGTCATGCTCAACCTCGCCGGCAACCAGGGCACGACGCTGGCCAACGATTCCGTCGACGTCGTCCGCAAGGTGATCGAGCACAACCCGCCTCCGCCCGGGGTGAAGGCTTACGTCACCGGGCCCGCGGCGCTCAGCGACGACATGCACTTGATCGGCAACGCCAGCCTGGCCAAGATCACGCTGTTCACCCTCGGTGCCATCGCGATCATGTTGCTGCTGGTGTACCGCTCCATCGTGACCACCATCGTGCAGCTGTTCATGACCTTCGTGGCGCTGGCGTGCGCGCGCGGAGTGGTCGCAGTCCTGGGTTACCACAACGTCTTCGGGCTGACCACATTCGCCGCCAACATCCTCACCATGCTGGCCATCGCGGCCGGGACGGACTACGGCATCTTCCTAGTCGGCCGCTATCAGGAGGCACTGGCAGCCGGTGAAGACCGAGAAACCGCCTACTACACCACATTTCGTGGCGTGGCCCCGGTGGTTCTAGGGTCGGGCCTGACCATCGCCGGGGCCACATATTGCCTGAGCTTCTCGCGGCTGCCCTGGTTCAACACCATGGGCGCGCCGGTTGCGATCGGCATGCTGGTCGTCGTGGCCGCCGGACTCACGCTGGGCCCGGCGGTGGTGTTCGTGGGCAGTCGCTTCCATCTGTTCGAGTCAAAGCGGGCCGCCAAACGGGGTCGGCTCTGGCGTCGCGTCGGCACTGCGGTGGTGCGTTGGCCCGCAGCGGTTTTGGCCGTCAGCGCTGCGGTCGTACTGGTCGGGATGGTTGCCCTGCCGGGCTATAAGACCAGTTACAACGATCGCTACTACCTGCCGACCTCGGCCCCGTCCAACGTCGGGCAGGCCGCCGCGGACCGGCACTTCTCGCAGGCCCGGATGAACCCGGACATGTTGATGGTCGAGGCCGACCACGACATGCGGAACCCGGCCGACATGCTGGTCTTGGACAAAGTCGCGAAGAACGAGATCCGCACCGTCGGGATCGCCATGATTCAAGACATCACCAGACCGCTGGGCATCCCGATTCAGCACAGTTCCATACCGTTTCAAAACAGCATTCAGAGCCAGACGACCATGCAGAACATGGATTTCCTCAAGGACCGCATGTCCGACATCCTCAAGATGGCTGACTCGATGCAGTTCATGATCGAGACGATGCAACGCATGTACCAGGTCACCCAGGGTCTGGCCAACGCCGCCGACGACAGCGCGCGAACGACCGCCGAAACCTCGGAGATCACCGACAACCTGCGCGACCACGTCGCCGATTTCGACGACTTCTGGCGGCCCATCCGTAGTTACTTCTACTGGGAGAAGCACTGCTACGACATCCCGATCTGCTGGTCGATCCGATCCCTGTTCGACGCCTTGGACGGGTTCGACCAGCTGGCCGAGAAATTCCATCAACTTTCGGCTGACATCGGCCGGACGGCGCAGGCCACCCACGAGATGCTGGTGCTGATCCCGCCGATGATCGAAACGATGAAGACCACAAAGGGTCTCACGCTGACGATGCACGCCACCTTCTCGGCGATGATCAATCAGATGGAGGCGATGAGCAATACCGCGGTCGTGATGGGGCAGAGCTTTGATGCGTCCAAGAACGACGATTTCTTCTACCTGCCGCCAGAAGCGTTCGACAACCCTGACTTCCAGACGGGTCTGCGCATGTTCCTGTCACCGGACGGCAAGTCGGCGCGGTTCTTCATCACCCATCAGGGCGATCCCATGACGCCAGAAGGGATTTCGCGAGTCGAGTCGGAGCGGACCGCAGCGCAGGAGGCTTTGAAGCAGTCCTCGCTGTCCGATGCGCGGGTGTACCTCGGCGGCACCGCCGCGACCTTCAAAGATATGGCCGACGGCGAGAAGTATGACCTCATGATCGCGGTGGTTTCGGCGCTGACGCTGATCTTCATGATCATGCTGCTGCTGACCCGCAGTGTGGTGGCCGCGCTGGTGATCGTCGGCACCGCGGCCAGCTCGATCGCCGCCTCGTTCGGGTTGTCCGTGCTCATCTGGCAGGACCTGTTCGGCATCAGGATCCACTGGATTGTGGCGGCGCTGTCGGTCATCATCCTGTTGGCCGTGGGGTCTGACTACAACCTGTTGCTGGTTTCCCGGTTCAAGGAAGAGATCCATCACGGGCTCAAGACGGGGATCATCCGGTCGATGGCGGGCACCGGTGGAGTGGTGACGGCCGCCGGTCTGGTGTTCGCCTTCACCATGGCCGCGATGCTGGGCAGTGAATTGCGGGTGTTGGGCCAGTTCGGGTCCACCGTCTGCATCGGTCTGCTGTTGGACACGTTGATTGTGCGCACCCTGTTGATGCCCTCGATCGCCACGCTGCTGGGTCGGTGGTTCTGGTGGCCGCAGGTGGTGCACCCGCGCGGTGACCACGCCCGGCCGTTGAGTAAGGCCCCGGCCAAAGCCGCTGTCCCGGTTTAG